In the Drosophila biarmipes strain raj3 chromosome X, RU_DBia_V1.1, whole genome shotgun sequence genome, one interval contains:
- the LOC108024228 gene encoding mitochondrial tRNA-specific 2-thiouridylase 1, whose protein sequence is MIRKVVVGVSGGVDSAVSAHLLAERGFNVLGVFMRNWDELDEVGRCSGEADLKDAEWACRRLGVELRQVNYVREYWAAVFSQFLDDYQQGLTPNPDILCNRHIKFDLFHKHVLENLGYDAVATGHYARNSLGNFLEGIGSQEEARLLIPADTFKDQTFFLAGIRRQALQRTMFPLGDLHKSQVKQLATKIGLQRLAKKKESTGICFVGKRNFKDFIKEYITSRKGPFLDVDSGAVVGHHEGIHQWTVGQRCRLSSFLQPYFVAKKEVASNSIYVAAGHDHPALLSTHINIDAPNWLCSQSQRRLADTGNLRCRFRFQHTKPLVGCQLRISPRNHFQVLLDAPLRAITPGQYAVFYDDTACLGSARILSADPLKTPLEAQQNQVGNLVS, encoded by the exons ATGATCCGCAAAGTAGTGGTGGGCGTTTCGGGGGGCGTGGACAGCGCCGTCAGTGCCCACCTGTTGGCAGAGCGAGGATTCAACGTCCTGGGCGTCTTCATGCGGAACTGGGATGAACTGGACGAGGTGGGTCGCTGCAGCGGGGAGGCGGACTTGAAGGACGCGGAGTGGGCGTGCCGCCGGCTGGGCGTGGAGCTGCGCCAAGTAAACTACGTGCGCGAGTACTGGGCGGCGGTGTTCAGCCAGTTCCTGGACGACTACCAACAGGGATTGACCCCCAATCCGGACATCCTGTGCAACCGCCACATCAAGTTCGACCTCTTCCACAAGCACGTCCTTGAGAATCTCGGCTACGACGCCGTGGCCACGGGTCACTATGCCCGCAACAGCTTGGGCAACTTTCTGGAGGGGATTGGGAGCCAAGAGGAAGCCCGTCTGCTTATTCCCGCCGATACCTTCAAGGACCAGACATTTTTCCTGGCCGGGATCCGACGACAAGCTCTGCAGCGCACCATGTTTCCCCTGGGAGATTTGCACAAGAGCCAGGTCAAGCAGCTGGCCACCAAGATCGGCCTCCAGCGCCTGGCCAAGAAGAAAGAGAGCACGGGCATCTGTTTCGTGGGCAAGCGCAACTTTAAGGACTTTATAAAGGAG TACATAACTTCCAGGAAGGGTCCCTTCCTAGACGTCGACAGTGGAGCTGTGGTTGGTCACCACGAGGGCATCCATCAGTGGACAGTGGGCCAACGTTGCCGCCTGAGCTCGTTCCTGCAGCCCTACTTCGTAGCCAAAAAAGAGGTCGCCAGCAATAGCATCTATGTGGCGGCTGGCCACGATCACCCCGCCCTTCTAAGCACCCACATAAACATCGACGCACCCAATTGGCTGTGTTCCCAGTCCCAAAGAAGGCTGGCGGACACGGGCAACCTGCGATGCCGCTTCCGATTCCAGCACACCAAGCCCCTTGTGGGCTGCCAACTGAGGATCTCTCCCAGAAACCACTTCCAAGTCCTGTTGGATGCTCCCTTGAGAGCCATAACGCCTGGACAATATGCTGTGTTCTACGATGACACAGCTTGTTTGGGTTCGGCCCGCATTTTGAGCGCCGACCCTCTTAAGACACCCCTAGAGGCACAGCAGAACCAGGTTGGAAATCTAGTTAGTTGA